The proteins below come from a single bacterium genomic window:
- a CDS encoding ferritin family protein, which produces MNQTADQLVAALKEAILAEQTGVQFYTVAASRTTDARGREVFMQLAREETEHQQWLRRQYHHIIEGTPLEEMKAASHADLSGPSPIFSEALRSRIGEAHWEMTALAVGLALEEATVARYRTMARDAEQPSVKHFFEELANWEETHASALSRQASLLKESYWSEAHFAPF; this is translated from the coding sequence TTGAACCAGACTGCAGACCAGCTTGTTGCTGCCCTCAAGGAGGCAATCCTCGCCGAGCAAACCGGGGTTCAGTTCTATACGGTCGCGGCCAGCAGGACCACTGACGCCCGGGGGCGCGAAGTATTCATGCAGCTTGCCCGGGAGGAGACCGAGCACCAGCAATGGCTGCGACGGCAGTACCACCATATCATCGAGGGAACGCCGCTTGAGGAAATGAAAGCTGCATCCCACGCCGACCTGTCCGGTCCCAGCCCGATATTCTCGGAAGCGCTGCGCTCGCGGATCGGCGAGGCGCATTGGGAGATGACCGCGCTTGCTGTCGGGCTAGCCCTGGAAGAGGCGACTGTGGCGCGTTACCGGACTATGGCACGCGACGCCGAACAGCCGTCCGTCAAGCACTTCTTCGAGGAACTGGCGAACTGGGAAGAAACGCACGCCTCGGCATTGAGCCGGCAGGCCAGCCTGTTGAAGGAATCGTACTGGAGCGAAGCGCACTTCGCCCCATTCTGA
- the pheT gene encoding phenylalanine--tRNA ligase subunit beta, whose translation MPVVGIATATLKRLIGKSLSKDELVAAIEQLGNNVEGTASITAFRCDKCGQVTEVLEQESFNGACEWCGSMALVETGSSEVIRISLLPVRPDMFDAAGLARALRGYLGIETGLPVYRVEPSGFKVTVQPGLESIRPYIVACVVRGLVMDDETVKTVMKMQENLHWALGRNRRRASIGVYDLDTVEPDFEYSAVASDGVKFVPLFGMPVDEGTRDEGRGTGAAEMRAATPKEILEKHPKGVGYKHLLEKFDKYPLLCDAGGKVLSMPPIINSEDTRVTQKTRNLFIDVTGPDKHAIEKTIAVIACGLSDLGAKIETVQVVYPDATKEVTPNLKPQIRSIDPKAIERLVGVEVPDMVKVLERMRYGAKLDGGSLALQIPAYRADIMHDCDVFEDVAIGFGYHNITPRLVPSMTVGSHQPIEELSTTARRVMTGLGFLEIMTPALTNAADHYDKLGLSAPEHSVRLENPISVEQTMAREQLITGLLSTLRVNTTREMPQSIFEAGDCFELESAEETGVRTRRRLAAAIAGPRAGYTDAKQALDALAREFGRDARFEPFESPTFIPGRSARVFIRAGSGETIWGVLGEVHPAVLESFGITQPTSLLEVDLSIML comes from the coding sequence TTGCCAGTAGTTGGTATTGCCACGGCGACGCTCAAGCGGCTCATCGGCAAGAGCCTGAGCAAGGACGAACTCGTCGCCGCGATCGAGCAACTCGGAAACAATGTGGAAGGGACTGCGAGCATCACTGCGTTCCGTTGCGACAAGTGCGGGCAGGTGACCGAAGTCCTTGAACAGGAGAGCTTCAACGGTGCGTGCGAGTGGTGCGGCAGCATGGCGCTGGTCGAGACCGGCTCGTCCGAGGTCATCCGTATCAGCCTGCTGCCGGTGAGGCCGGACATGTTCGACGCCGCCGGGCTGGCGCGAGCGCTGCGCGGCTATCTCGGCATAGAGACCGGCCTGCCCGTGTACCGTGTGGAACCGTCAGGATTCAAAGTCACGGTGCAGCCGGGGCTCGAGAGCATCCGGCCATACATCGTCGCCTGCGTTGTGCGCGGCCTAGTTATGGACGACGAGACGGTGAAAACCGTCATGAAGATGCAGGAAAATCTGCACTGGGCGCTGGGGCGGAACCGGCGTCGCGCATCCATCGGTGTGTATGACCTCGATACGGTGGAACCGGACTTCGAGTATTCGGCGGTGGCGTCCGATGGCGTGAAGTTCGTTCCCCTATTTGGCATGCCCGTTGACGAAGGGACGAGGGACGAGGGACGAGGGACGGGGGCAGCGGAGATGCGGGCCGCGACGCCGAAGGAGATACTTGAGAAGCATCCGAAGGGGGTCGGCTACAAGCACCTTTTGGAGAAGTTCGACAAGTACCCGCTGCTCTGCGACGCCGGCGGCAAGGTGCTCTCGATGCCGCCCATCATCAACAGCGAAGATACGCGAGTGACGCAGAAGACCCGGAACCTGTTCATCGACGTGACCGGACCGGACAAGCATGCGATTGAGAAGACTATTGCCGTCATCGCCTGCGGGCTATCCGACCTCGGGGCCAAGATCGAGACGGTACAGGTTGTCTACCCGGATGCGACGAAGGAAGTTACACCCAACCTGAAGCCGCAGATACGCAGCATCGACCCGAAGGCTATCGAGCGCCTGGTCGGAGTCGAAGTGCCGGACATGGTGAAGGTGCTCGAACGGATGCGCTACGGGGCGAAGCTCGATGGCGGCAGTCTTGCACTCCAGATTCCGGCGTACAGGGCTGACATCATGCATGACTGCGACGTCTTCGAGGACGTGGCGATCGGCTTCGGGTACCACAACATCACGCCGCGGCTCGTGCCGAGCATGACCGTGGGCAGCCACCAGCCGATCGAGGAGCTTTCGACAACTGCGCGGCGGGTGATGACCGGGCTCGGGTTTCTGGAAATCATGACCCCGGCGCTGACCAACGCAGCGGATCATTACGACAAGCTCGGGCTATCGGCGCCCGAGCACTCTGTGCGGCTGGAGAACCCGATCAGTGTCGAACAGACCATGGCCCGCGAGCAGCTCATTACCGGGCTTCTGAGTACCCTCCGTGTGAACACCACCCGCGAGATGCCGCAGAGCATCTTCGAAGCCGGAGACTGCTTCGAACTGGAATCGGCGGAGGAGACCGGTGTCCGGACGCGGCGCAGGCTCGCGGCGGCAATCGCCGGTCCCAGGGCCGGCTACACCGACGCAAAGCAGGCATTGGACGCGCTGGCTCGCGAGTTTGGCCGCGACGCCCGGTTCGAGCCGTTCGAGAGCCCGACGTTCATCCCCGGCCGGAGCGCCCGCGTCTTCATCCGAGCGGGCAGCGGCGAGACAATCTGGGGCGTGCTCGGTGAAGTCCATCCGGCAGTGCTGGAGTCGTTCGGCATAACCCAGCCGACTTCTCTACTTGAAGTAGACCTCAGCATTATGTTATAA
- a CDS encoding pyridoxamine 5'-phosphate oxidase family protein, translating into MKSWHTRHPDRAISDPAEIARIIASQKYLTLALCTENQPYLVTLSHAFDAERNCFYFHCSPVGLKIDVIKANPQVYGQVLEDCGYVATECEHKYRTVQFEGRAEVVADPDEKLRALRLLIERLEPEPGPVKARLLKPERLTGVAVIRVKVTGWSGKQGS; encoded by the coding sequence ATGAAGAGCTGGCATACACGCCACCCGGACCGGGCCATCTCCGACCCGGCCGAAATCGCCCGCATCATCGCGAGCCAGAAGTACCTGACGCTGGCCCTGTGTACTGAGAACCAGCCCTACCTTGTCACCCTCAGTCACGCGTTTGACGCTGAGCGTAACTGCTTTTACTTCCACTGCTCGCCGGTCGGCCTGAAGATTGACGTCATCAAAGCTAATCCGCAGGTGTATGGCCAGGTGCTGGAGGACTGCGGGTACGTGGCCACTGAGTGCGAACACAAGTACCGCACGGTCCAGTTCGAAGGCCGGGCAGAAGTCGTCGCCGACCCGGATGAGAAGCTCCGCGCCCTGCGCCTGCTCATCGAGCGGCTCGAGCCGGAACCGGGACCGGTCAAGGCTCGGCTGCTCAAGCCGGAACGGCTCACCGGCGTTGCGGTCATTCGGGTGAAGGTGACCGGCTGGAGCGGCAAGCAAGGCAGCTAG
- a CDS encoding zinc-dependent alcohol dehydrogenase family protein, which yields MKAMLITRTGRLEDAPLELRDVPEPVPVTGEILIKVSACGVCHTELDEIEGRTPPPKLPTIPGHQVVGRVVAVGPRQSSVSNLESKMPTVGDRVGVAWIFAACGKCEYCLSGQENLCPEFRATGRDANGGYAEYMTVPERFAYPIPDAFADAEAAPLLCAGAVGYRSLRLAWGLGHDTCESGDSPTEREDARYSPRFRSHVPRSTLGLTGFGASGHLVLKTVLFQHPETRVYVFARSTEEQIFARELGAAWAGDTNDKPRELLDAIIDTTPVWNTVVAALGNLKPGGRLVINAIRKEEIDRQALLELDYAKHLWMEKEIKSVANVTRRDISEFLALAARIPIKPEVQEYPLEEANRALLELRERRIRGAKVLRVSQ from the coding sequence ATGAAGGCGATGCTCATCACCCGCACCGGGCGCTTGGAAGATGCGCCCCTTGAACTCCGCGACGTCCCGGAGCCGGTGCCGGTGACGGGCGAGATTCTCATCAAGGTCTCAGCCTGTGGCGTCTGCCACACCGAACTGGATGAAATCGAAGGCCGCACGCCGCCTCCCAAGCTGCCGACCATTCCGGGCCACCAGGTCGTCGGTCGGGTCGTAGCTGTTGGTCCCCGGCAATCATCAGTCTCAAATCTAGAATCTAAGATGCCCACGGTAGGTGACCGTGTAGGCGTCGCATGGATATTCGCTGCCTGCGGCAAGTGTGAGTACTGCCTCAGCGGACAGGAAAACCTCTGTCCTGAATTCAGAGCCACGGGCCGGGACGCAAATGGCGGCTATGCCGAGTACATGACCGTTCCCGAGAGATTTGCCTACCCGATACCGGACGCCTTCGCCGATGCTGAAGCCGCGCCACTGCTGTGCGCCGGAGCAGTCGGCTATCGGTCGCTACGTCTGGCTTGGGGCTTGGGACACGATACCTGCGAAAGCGGGGACAGTCCCACGGAGCGCGAAGACGCGCGGTACAGTCCCCGTTTTCGCAGTCATGTTCCGCGCTCTACTCTCGGTCTGACGGGGTTCGGGGCGTCAGGACACCTGGTACTCAAGACCGTCCTATTCCAGCACCCAGAAACGCGCGTCTACGTCTTCGCCCGCAGCACGGAAGAACAGATATTCGCCCGCGAGTTAGGGGCGGCCTGGGCAGGCGATACGAACGACAAACCCCGAGAGTTGCTGGATGCCATCATCGACACGACACCGGTCTGGAATACGGTTGTCGCTGCGCTTGGGAACCTGAAGCCCGGCGGCAGGCTGGTCATCAACGCGATTCGGAAAGAGGAAATCGACAGGCAGGCTCTGCTTGAACTCGACTACGCGAAGCACCTGTGGATGGAAAAGGAAATCAAGAGCGTGGCCAATGTCACGCGCCGAGACATCAGCGAGTTCCTCGCACTGGCCGCGCGAATCCCAATCAAGCCCGAAGTACAGGAGTACCCGCTCGAAGAGGCCAATCGAGCTCTGTTAGAGCTAAGAGAGCGCCGCATCCGCGGCGCCAAGGTACTTCGGGTCTCGCAGTAG
- a CDS encoding WG repeat-containing protein, whose translation MKQTLVTVLALLTLLPCGLQAQPQDVKPEEEHAGLFLVQVGGKYGYIEKTGKLAIGPQFDCAWEFSDGLARVQIGDKFGYINKTGKLAIDPQLEAAYDFSDGLARVQVGDKWGYIDATGKLVISSQFDFAVDFSDGLAPVAIGDKYGYIDKAGKLVISSQFNLAGDFSEGLAPSKIGGKYGYIDGTGKVVIKPQFDDASGFSGGLACIEIGEKWGYIDKIGKLVVKPQFDGARAFSEGLALVEVVDTTVGPKFGYIDKTGGYAINRQFSEANDFSEGVAAVEVDGKYGYIDKTGKDVIKPQFDDAFGFSGGLAWVSIGGKRGYIDKTGKYIWEPSK comes from the coding sequence ATGAAACAGACCCTAGTCACTGTGCTGGCGTTGCTGACGCTGCTCCCCTGCGGGTTGCAGGCCCAGCCGCAGGACGTGAAGCCGGAGGAAGAACACGCCGGTCTTTTCCTCGTACAAGTTGGCGGCAAGTACGGCTATATCGAGAAAACGGGTAAGCTGGCCATCGGCCCGCAGTTCGACTGCGCCTGGGAGTTCTCCGACGGGCTGGCGCGGGTTCAGATTGGCGACAAGTTCGGATACATCAACAAGACGGGTAAGCTAGCCATCGACCCGCAGCTTGAAGCCGCTTACGATTTCTCCGACGGGCTGGCGCGGGTCCAGGTTGGCGACAAGTGGGGCTACATTGACGCAACCGGTAAGCTCGTCATCAGCTCGCAGTTTGACTTCGCCGTGGACTTCTCCGACGGGCTGGCACCTGTAGCGATTGGCGACAAGTACGGGTACATCGACAAAGCCGGCAAGCTCGTCATCAGCTCGCAGTTCAACCTCGCCGGGGACTTTTCCGAAGGGCTGGCACCCTCGAAGATCGGCGGCAAGTACGGATACATCGACGGGACCGGCAAGGTCGTCATCAAACCACAGTTCGATGACGCCTCCGGCTTCTCCGGAGGTCTGGCTTGCATTGAGATTGGCGAAAAGTGGGGCTACATTGACAAGATCGGCAAACTCGTCGTCAAGCCGCAATTCGACGGCGCCCGGGCTTTCTCCGAAGGGCTGGCACTGGTCGAGGTCGTGGACACGACGGTTGGCCCGAAGTTCGGCTACATTGACAAGACCGGCGGGTACGCAATCAACCGGCAGTTCAGTGAAGCCAACGACTTCTCCGAAGGGGTGGCAGCGGTCGAGGTTGACGGCAAGTACGGTTACATCGACAAGACCGGCAAGGACGTCATCAAACCGCAGTTCGATGACGCCTTCGGCTTCTCCGGAGGTCTGGCCTGGGTCTCGATTGGGGGCAAGCGGGGCTACATTGACAAGACCGGCAAGTACATCTGGGAGCCCTCAAAGTAG
- a CDS encoding phenylalanine--tRNA ligase subunit alpha, whose translation MTKLPEAEYRILAALEAGKALAVADIVKQAGADQSPVMAGAAMLAQRGLVVIAEESQEEFSPTDLGREAANGFPERKALAALRAAGGAVNLSELPKLLGKDDVRTEIKWLTRKGWCTRDSGVLAVAAAADAKGADESFVEKLAELGQATESELAGAGVDVKAALELLKGRNELLKRKKRVNRKLSLTDAGEALKAGGIEPAVEVNQLTPELLASGKWRDVMFRKYDPGLAAAPTYPGKEHPLQRVIQEIRQAFFEMGFEEVTSPTVDTAFWVFDALFQPQDHPAREMQDTFYVAEPKHGRLPGEGRQTPDASRLTPDLVERVRRTHENGGDTGSTGWRYKWDMEKARQLVLRTHTTSASIRALAANPKPPRKVFCIGKTFRREATDQTHQAEFMQIDGIIIDEQATLATLFGTLEAFYRKMGAEEVRFRPSFFPYTEPSAEVFAKMGNLGWIEMCGSGVFRPEVTRPLGCKAPVLAWGGGVERIAMLRYGLEDIRKLYMADMDWLRNARLSG comes from the coding sequence ATGACGAAGCTGCCCGAAGCAGAGTACCGTATCCTCGCCGCGCTTGAGGCGGGCAAGGCGCTTGCGGTCGCGGACATAGTGAAGCAGGCTGGGGCCGACCAGTCGCCCGTGATGGCCGGTGCGGCGATGCTGGCGCAGCGCGGGCTGGTAGTGATTGCCGAAGAGTCGCAGGAGGAGTTCAGCCCTACCGACCTCGGTCGCGAGGCGGCGAACGGCTTCCCTGAGCGCAAGGCGCTGGCAGCGCTGAGGGCAGCGGGCGGTGCAGTCAATCTGTCCGAGCTTCCAAAGTTGCTGGGCAAGGACGATGTCCGGACCGAGATCAAGTGGCTGACCCGCAAGGGTTGGTGCACGCGCGATTCCGGCGTGCTCGCGGTGGCCGCGGCCGCCGACGCGAAGGGCGCGGACGAGTCATTCGTGGAGAAGCTCGCGGAGCTCGGACAGGCCACGGAATCCGAGCTGGCCGGCGCGGGCGTCGATGTGAAAGCGGCGCTGGAATTGCTCAAGGGCAGGAATGAGCTACTGAAGCGGAAGAAGCGCGTCAATCGTAAGCTCTCGCTGACCGATGCCGGCGAGGCGCTCAAGGCAGGCGGCATCGAGCCCGCGGTCGAAGTGAACCAGCTGACACCGGAGCTTCTCGCATCCGGCAAGTGGCGCGACGTCATGTTCAGGAAGTACGACCCGGGACTCGCTGCGGCACCGACATACCCGGGTAAAGAGCACCCGCTGCAGAGGGTCATCCAGGAGATTCGCCAGGCATTCTTCGAGATGGGTTTCGAGGAAGTCACGTCACCGACCGTGGACACGGCGTTCTGGGTTTTCGACGCCCTGTTCCAGCCACAGGACCATCCGGCGCGCGAGATGCAGGATACGTTCTACGTCGCCGAGCCGAAGCACGGCCGGCTGCCGGGAGAGGGACGCCAGACGCCAGACGCATCACGCCTTACGCCGGACCTTGTGGAGCGGGTGAGAAGGACCCACGAGAATGGTGGCGACACGGGTTCAACCGGGTGGCGCTACAAGTGGGACATGGAGAAGGCGCGGCAACTCGTACTGCGCACCCACACGACCTCGGCTTCCATCCGCGCGCTCGCGGCGAACCCGAAGCCGCCGCGCAAGGTGTTCTGCATAGGCAAGACCTTCCGCCGGGAGGCGACCGACCAGACACACCAGGCCGAGTTCATGCAGATTGACGGCATCATCATTGATGAGCAGGCGACACTCGCGACCCTGTTCGGCACGCTCGAGGCGTTCTACAGGAAGATGGGCGCGGAGGAAGTGAGATTCCGACCTTCGTTCTTTCCCTATACCGAGCCGAGCGCCGAGGTGTTTGCCAAGATGGGCAACCTTGGGTGGATTGAGATGTGCGGTTCCGGCGTGTTCCGGCCCGAGGTGACGCGGCCGCTCGGGTGCAAGGCGCCGGTGCTGGCGTGGGGCGGCGGGGTCGAGCGCATCGCCATGCTGCGCTACGGGCTCGAAGACATCAGGAAGCTGTACATGGCGGATATGGATTGGCTCCGCAATGCGAGGCTTAGCGGATGA
- a CDS encoding response regulator, with translation MEQKTILVIDDDLGIRLMLQKLLESAGYQVIIGEEGQSGLEAAWDHKPDLIISDMDMPINNGYKTIEMFRNDPDVKAPVIIVSGVVDMRDAKLVLDAGASAFFRKPVDQPALLAKVSELLAAGPSAASDQ, from the coding sequence ATGGAACAGAAGACGATTCTGGTGATTGACGACGACCTCGGCATTCGCCTGATGCTACAGAAGCTGCTTGAGTCGGCCGGTTACCAGGTCATAATCGGCGAGGAAGGACAGTCCGGGCTTGAGGCGGCATGGGACCACAAGCCCGACCTCATCATCTCGGACATGGACATGCCGATAAACAACGGCTACAAGACGATTGAGATGTTCCGCAATGATCCCGACGTGAAGGCGCCCGTGATCATCGTATCGGGCGTCGTGGACATGCGTGATGCGAAGCTCGTGCTCGACGCCGGCGCCAGCGCCTTCTTCCGAAAGCCGGTTGACCAGCCTGCGCTGCTCGCCAAGGTCTCCGAACTCCTCGCCGCCGGGCCGTCGGCCGCCTCCGACCAGTAG
- a CDS encoding flavin reductase, with protein MASEFMKIDPYRLKDNVFKLIDLEWMLVTAGTPERWNTMTASWGGLGVLWNRPVSFVFVRPTRYTYEFMEANERFTLSFFTKTYRKALVFCGSKSGRDYDKARETGLEPVTPFKDAVTFKQARLVFICRKLYTTDIDPRRFLDPKTDIHYPKKDYHRMYIGEITRCLMRTAR; from the coding sequence ATGGCCAGTGAATTCATGAAGATTGACCCGTACAGATTGAAGGACAACGTCTTCAAGCTGATTGACCTGGAATGGATGCTCGTGACCGCCGGCACGCCGGAGCGGTGGAATACGATGACTGCAAGCTGGGGCGGGCTGGGCGTGCTCTGGAACCGTCCGGTTTCGTTCGTCTTCGTTCGGCCCACGCGCTACACCTACGAGTTCATGGAGGCGAACGAGCGGTTCACGCTGTCGTTCTTCACGAAGACGTACCGGAAGGCGCTGGTCTTCTGCGGCTCGAAGTCCGGACGGGACTACGACAAGGCGAGGGAGACCGGCCTCGAACCGGTTACTCCTTTCAAGGACGCTGTGACCTTCAAGCAGGCCCGGCTCGTGTTCATCTGCCGCAAGCTCTACACGACGGACATCGACCCAAGGCGATTCCTCGACCCGAAGACCGACATCCACTACCCGAAGAAGGATTACCACCGCATGTACATCGGCGAGATTACGCGCTGCCTGATGAGAACGGCGCGATGA
- a CDS encoding WG repeat-containing protein, translated as MRQVPIATLALLAMLSYGQTVGTPAVQPAPEHTGLFPVFDGAKHGYIDKNGKLTLPLQFDDADDFFEGLAAVNVGGKADEYGRAVGGKWGYIDTTGKYVIEPRFDGVRGFSEGLAAVNVGAKPDSEGHPSGGKWGYIDKTGSFVSNPQFDGAMDLSEGLAAVNVGGKSGECGFAEGGKWGYIDKTGNPVISPQFDETYGFREGLALVTLGRKRGYIDKTGEYIIEPRFVDARDFSEGLAAVNVGGKSNRYGLVEGGKWGYIDKTGKLVVEPRFDGVRGFSEELAAVNVGGKPDEDGFFEGGKWGYIDRTGKFAVKPRLDGAQDFSEGLATVNVGGKSDEWGVAEGGKWGYIDKTGKFVIKLQFDENNDFREGLAQVGLIGRQGYIDKTGKYVWRPSNPKDASGGQ; from the coding sequence ATGAGGCAGGTCCCGATCGCCACGCTCGCGCTGTTGGCTATGCTGTCATACGGACAGACGGTGGGCACGCCGGCCGTGCAACCAGCACCGGAGCATACCGGTCTGTTCCCCGTCTTTGACGGCGCGAAGCACGGCTACATTGACAAGAACGGTAAGCTGACTCTCCCCCTGCAGTTTGACGACGCCGATGACTTCTTCGAAGGACTGGCAGCGGTCAACGTCGGCGGGAAGGCGGACGAGTACGGCCGAGCTGTGGGTGGGAAGTGGGGCTACATCGACACCACCGGCAAGTATGTCATCGAGCCGCGGTTTGACGGGGTTCGGGGCTTCTCCGAAGGACTGGCAGCGGTCAACGTTGGCGCGAAGCCAGATTCTGAGGGTCACCCCTCGGGCGGGAAGTGGGGCTACATTGACAAGACCGGCAGCTTCGTCTCCAACCCGCAGTTCGACGGCGCCATGGACTTGTCTGAAGGACTGGCAGCCGTCAACGTTGGCGGGAAGTCGGGTGAGTGCGGCTTCGCTGAGGGTGGGAAGTGGGGCTATATCGACAAGACCGGCAACCCTGTCATCAGCCCGCAGTTCGACGAGACCTACGGCTTCCGCGAAGGGTTGGCGCTGGTCACGCTGGGCAGGAAAAGAGGTTACATTGACAAGACCGGCGAGTACATCATCGAACCGCGATTTGTCGACGCCAGGGACTTTTCCGAAGGGCTGGCAGCGGTGAACGTCGGCGGGAAGTCGAACAGGTACGGCCTCGTCGAAGGTGGGAAGTGGGGCTACATTGACAAGACCGGCAAGCTTGTTGTCGAGCCGCGGTTTGACGGGGTTCGGGGCTTCTCCGAAGAACTGGCAGCGGTCAACGTTGGTGGGAAGCCGGACGAGGACGGCTTCTTTGAAGGTGGAAAGTGGGGCTACATTGACAGAACCGGCAAGTTCGCAGTCAAGCCTCGGCTTGACGGGGCTCAGGACTTCTCCGAGGGACTGGCAACGGTCAACGTTGGCGGGAAGTCGGACGAGTGGGGCGTCGCTGAGGGTGGTAAGTGGGGCTACATCGACAAGACCGGCAAGTTCGTTATCAAGCTGCAATTCGACGAGAACAACGACTTCCGCGAAGGGTTGGCGCAGGTTGGGCTTATCGGGAGACAAGGCTACATTGACAAGACCGGCAAGTACGTCTGGAGGCCATCGAACCCGAAAGACGCTTCAGGCGGGCAATGA